The nucleotide window GGGAAATGAAGGGCGGGGTGCCCCTTATGATCCGCTTGATGATTTAGCGGAAATTGCTACTCTTCAAAAACAGAAGCAATTATCAGTAATCGATTATGATTCCTTTGCACAGCTACCAGTGCTGGAACAATTATCGGATTTACAATATGTAGATAAAGAAACCTTTACACTTGCAGGGAAAAAGGGAATTTACCATACAGTGATAGAACGTCAGGAAAATTTATTTGATGAAGCCGTATACGGAGCTGGCGATATTGTACGAACGATGACTAATACGAGCAGTCATTTACCAATTTATGAAAACGCATATTATGAAGTAGTCGCAGTACCAGGAGACCGTGTCGTTTTGCAGGACGGCAAATTAACGGTGAATGGGAAGCCTATAAGATCGGAATTAAAGGAATTGTATGAGGAAAACGGCAATACGATTGCAGGAGGCTACGATCAGTTATTAAATGCGCGTGAATACTTTTTGGTGAATCATTTCCCGGCAAAAAATACAAAGCAGGCAGGTACAATTACCGCGGTGCATAAAATTTACGGGGAAGTCGTAGCATTGGCAGAGCAAAGTACAACAGCATCAATTTATTTTGAATTAGAAAATGACTATTCACCAGAACAATATTTTGATCTATATTTGTATGATCAGATTTTTAGAGATGGGTCAATCAGTGAAAGATTATCGGTAAGTGATATTCCATTTACACATTCGAACCGTTTAGGCGAGCTGTTTTTGGAAGCATCTTACCGGAATGTTACGTATTTATCCGATACAGAAGTGGAAATACGCTACCAGTATGACCGTGAAGATGTAGGGGAATATGTGTTTAAAATGTATAAAGATCCGACTGGCATTTGGCAGTGGGGAATGTAGCAAAAAGGGTAGTGACAAAATGTCGCTACCCTTTTTCATTTGCTGCTTGTAATCTTTTATTGATAAGTACTGTGTGATAGCTGTGTAGCAGCATGCCGGTAATAATGACCGCCAGTCCGATTAAAGCGATCGGTTGCGGAAGCGGTACACTTAGTAAAATCATTTCGCCGACCATCGCAAAAAGAACTTCCGTCGATTGGGTTGCTTCAACGGCAGCCAGCTTACCTTGATCATGGCGCACACGGTCTGTTGCGATAAAGAAAAGTATTGTCGCGATAACACCGGAAGAAACGGCAACGAGCAGCGATTGATACACTTGACTCGCAGAAGGCAGACCAACAGTAAATAATGCATAGGTTGCGAGCAGAATCCATGCCGGCAAGGAAGCGATTGTCATACCTAGAACACGTTGAAACGGATCGACTCTGCCCTTACAAAGCTCCATCATTTTCCGATTGCCGAGCGGGTAGGCAAATGCCGCGATGATTACCGGCAGTATACCGAGAAGCAGGCTTTTCATAGAAACTGACTGTGTCTGCGGAATTTGAATAAGCAAGATCCCGAATAAAATAATGCCTGAGATGCCAAGTGAAATAAGCGGGATTTTTGCCCTGACTTCTTTTCCGGCTATAGTTGTAATAAAGAGGGGAGCCAACAAAACACCAGCTACAATCGTAAACTGCCATGTACCTGATACGAGCCAGCCTGGACCGAATGCCGCGGCAAACGTAAGCGGCGCATAAAATAATACGAATCCGACAAAGCTCCAAACGAGCCATGCACCCGGATGTTCTTTCATTTCATTCGATAATATACGAAATCCGCCTTTTCCCCTTATGGCGACAATGGCAATGAGAAAAGGGAGCATAAAGAAGTAGCGGAGTGAAGAGCTCCATAGCCAGCTGCCGCCTTCCAATTCCATTGAATGGTTCAATACAAATGTAACCGCAAAAAATAAGGCTGCTAAAATGCCAATCAGTATTTCCCTCATCACACACCTCACTTAATTGTATTGAATTTTCTGTTTACTAAGTATACAAAAGAATGGAGCGAAAGTAATCGCCCCATTCAAAAGTTTCTATTAACGTTGTTCGAATAACTGAACGATTTCAATAATGACTTCTGT belongs to Solibacillus sp. FSL W7-1436 and includes:
- a CDS encoding S26 family signal peptidase, with translation MDPFKKQLDEMMGDTRMQESRIKQRVKSELTPPPRNQKRSWHVQLVTAAVAAVAVFLFMTAVPFTQNSGNEGRGAPYDPLDDLAEIATLQKQKQLSVIDYDSFAQLPVLEQLSDLQYVDKETFTLAGKKGIYHTVIERQENLFDEAVYGAGDIVRTMTNTSSHLPIYENAYYEVVAVPGDRVVLQDGKLTVNGKPIRSELKELYEENGNTIAGGYDQLLNAREYFLVNHFPAKNTKQAGTITAVHKIYGEVVALAEQSTTASIYFELENDYSPEQYFDLYLYDQIFRDGSISERLSVSDIPFTHSNRLGELFLEASYRNVTYLSDTEVEIRYQYDREDVGEYVFKMYKDPTGIWQWGM
- a CDS encoding DMT family transporter, producing MREILIGILAALFFAVTFVLNHSMELEGGSWLWSSSLRYFFMLPFLIAIVAIRGKGGFRILSNEMKEHPGAWLVWSFVGFVLFYAPLTFAAAFGPGWLVSGTWQFTIVAGVLLAPLFITTIAGKEVRAKIPLISLGISGIILFGILLIQIPQTQSVSMKSLLLGILPVIIAAFAYPLGNRKMMELCKGRVDPFQRVLGMTIASLPAWILLATYALFTVGLPSASQVYQSLLVAVSSGVIATILFFIATDRVRHDQGKLAAVEATQSTEVLFAMVGEMILLSVPLPQPIALIGLAVIITGMLLHSYHTVLINKRLQAANEKG